The DNA region GCTGCAGCTCCAGCCGACCTGGTCCAGGAAAAAGTGGAAGGTGCTCTGCAAGAAGGTAATCCTTCGAACAACGAGGAAGAGCTACCCCAGTGCAAGATTCGACGCAACTACAGCTGCAACCAGTGCTCCTTCTTCACCCAAAATCCTCGTTGTCATCTGTCCCACCTTCGCGACGTCCATGGCGAACGGATTGTGATCAACGAGTGCAAGCTCTGCTTATACGCCTCGCGACATTTCCAAAAGCTGGTGAGGCACATGAAAATGGTGCACGGCTGCTCCGATGATGGGGGCGGAGTGCCAGGATCTGGAGGTCAACTGCGGGGCAAGCGAAACCTCTCCAGGGAGGTGCGCAAAAGACGTTTGGAGGAGAGCATTGAAATGCAGGCCACAACTGGGCCGTGCCTTAATCCCAGCCTGCTGCGCATGCTGCAGAATGGTCCGCCACTGGAACAGCTCAAGATCGAGCTGCAGAAGGAGGAACAGCAGCTGTTGGCCAGTGTCCAGGCTTACAGCCGGCAGCAGGAGAtgctgcagctgcagcagaTCGTCGACAACAACGATAACATCTTCTCCATGGCCTTTGAGTTCCAGGCCAAGTTGATGCCTTCGAAGCAATCGGAGTCCCTGAAAATGGACCAGAATAATAACAGCTCCGATTCCGAGGAGGCTTCGAAGAGTCCCTCGCCGGATAATTTTGAGCTGCCGCCGGGCGAGAAGCAGTTCCAGTGCCAGAAGTGCTCCTATAGTACCCCTATCCGTTCCAGATTTAAGAAGCACGTCAAATACCACTCCATGCCGCTGATCAAGTGCAGCTCATGTGACTTTCACACACCCTACAAATGGAACCTCGACCGCCACACTAAAAATCATGGTGCCCATGGACATTTCAAGTGCTCGGCTTGTGACTTCAGCACGGATATCAAGCAATCGCTGACCATACACGAGTTAAACCATCATGTGCCTACTGTGGGTCATCAAACGGGCACCAGACGCCGGGATGAGGTAGAGAACCACCTGGATCAACAGCCAACTAGCTCCAAGAAGCCAGAAACGGACAAAAGGGGTCCTCCGATTACAGCACCAGATTCTCCAGTTTCGAAACTCCCGGAGATCGTTTGCTCCCACTGCCAAAAAAAGGTGGCCAATGCCATCGAATTGATTAACCACCTGCAAGTGTGTGCTCCTGCCTTGCGGAACACCACTCATCTACAGGCTGTTCTTAACGGGGAGATGGATCTTCAAGATGATGACTTGCCCAGCGCTCCCACCGATCTCAGCTATTGCGGTGTGGAGACAGCTCCTGGCTACGGAGAGTAAATTTTACTTTAAACTCAATTTTCTTGATATTTGGCTGAATATTTACTCAATCTCCATTGTTTTAGGTCACTGAGGTCTTGCCAGAGGAGTCCGATGATACGTCGCCTTTGAAGAAGGTTTTCAAGTGTCCCCATTGCACATTTTGGGCAGCTACTGCCTCGCGCTTTCACGTTCACATCGTTGGCCATCTGAACAGAAAACCCTTTGAATGCTCTCTTTGCGCCTATCGCTCCAACTGGCGCTGGGACATCACCAAGCACATCCGCTTGAAGGCCATCCGAGACAGGTCCCACAATCAGGCCCAGGTGCTGATGAACGATGAGACTGGGAGGCGCAACTACGCCAAGTATAACCAGTATTTGACTTTGATGAAGGTGAGTGCGGATCAGATGGCCGATTCCAAGGGTATGCGCACGGGTGAAATGATCGCCATGCCACCGGAGAAGATAGCCGAGCATCATCTCATGGACACGGAGGAGAACATGCTAGAAAGTCTGCTGCCCATTGAAATGATGGACAGTTCCTCTTCGACCTCGGCTCTAGATCTGAGCAAACCCAAAGAAGATCCCCCGATGGGTAGTATCAACGTTGACGCTGAAGTAATCACAAGTATCGACGATTTCCGCAA from Drosophila subpulchrella strain 33 F10 #4 breed RU33 chromosome 2L, RU_Dsub_v1.1 Primary Assembly, whole genome shotgun sequence includes:
- the LOC119546095 gene encoding zinc finger protein 236-like encodes the protein MELPSMVERSGNHLVVRSLVNGVPLYQTALEGGEDVGLPTTQGLQPLLGIDTLERQLEQYRVNLMYPIPLPGSVPVGAAAPADLVQEKVEGALQEGNPSNNEEELPQCKIRRNYSCNQCSFFTQNPRCHLSHLRDVHGERIVINECKLCLYASRHFQKLVRHMKMVHGCSDDGGGVPGSGGQLRGKRNLSREVRKRRLEESIEMQATTGPCLNPSLLRMLQNGPPLEQLKIELQKEEQQLLASVQAYSRQQEMLQLQQIVDNNDNIFSMAFEFQAKLMPSKQSESLKMDQNNNSSDSEEASKSPSPDNFELPPGEKQFQCQKCSYSTPIRSRFKKHVKYHSMPLIKCSSCDFHTPYKWNLDRHTKNHGAHGHFKCSACDFSTDIKQSLTIHELNHHVPTVGHQTGTRRRDEVENHLDQQPTSSKKPETDKRGPPITAPDSPVSKLPEIVCSHCQKKVANAIELINHLQVCAPALRNTTHLQAVLNGEMDLQDDDLPSAPTDLSYCGVETAPGYGEVTEVLPEESDDTSPLKKVFKCPHCTFWAATASRFHVHIVGHLNRKPFECSLCAYRSNWRWDITKHIRLKAIRDRSHNQAQVLMNDETGRRNYAKYNQYLTLMKVSADQMADSKGMRTGEMIAMPPEKIAEHHLMDTEENMLESLLPIEMMDSSSSTSALDLSKPKEDPPMGSINVDAEVITSIDDFRKHMLPQGAADTHFQSLTFKALNASVGEPKSKESPLDLTKSDGAQSDEMTSSDDSQESTESD